In Arachis hypogaea cultivar Tifrunner chromosome 17, arahy.Tifrunner.gnm2.J5K5, whole genome shotgun sequence, a single window of DNA contains:
- the LOC112763899 gene encoding uncharacterized protein: protein MHSFTSLCGRCYSYPYSLLPPSLSFFLFLLLLMVEASCVVGLDSLRKLCKAYKSIFKRWLRRKKQRFSSSTRKYNQQSHNHLHHQKHFDEASEAGACFNGNNDNFRSNNDDGSRNNNNGPSTSSRRLSSLHSQRHRASRSCESIPASLLWSKNGSGCNSFNLPPPQLSRSSSARKSFSSTIMYSSSSSAMLKPQPIEMTVECTLEELCHGCIKKFKIKRDVITPNGEMSQEEEIVTLNVEPGWRTGTKITFESSGNVRAGLYREDVIFSIWEKKHQLFRREGDDLELVLEIPLVKALSGGIIPIPLLGGEEMNVSFEEDIIFPGFEKVISGQGMPIFNDPDKRGDLRIKFLVEFPTYLTDQQRAEVVSILQE, encoded by the exons ATGCATTCGTTCACCTCTCTTTGTGGACGTTGTTACTCTTACCCGTATTCTCTTCTACctccctctctttctttctttctttttctccttcttctcatgGTGGAAGCTTCCTGCGTCGTTGGCTTAGATTCCCTTCGTAAATTATGCAAAGCCTACAAATCAATCTTCAAAAGATGGTTACGTCGTAAGAAGCAACGATTTTCATCCTCAACGAGAAAATACAACCAACAATCTCACAACCATCTTCATCATCAG AAACATTTTGATGAAGCTAGCGAAGCGGGTGCCTGCTTCAATGGAAACAATGACAATTTCAGATCGAATAACGACGATGGTTCTAGAAACAACAATAATGGTCCATCAACGAGTTCAAGAAGATTATCAAGCTTGCATTCACAAAGACATAGGGCTAGCAGAAGCTGTGAATCCATACCCGCATCACTGTTATGGAGCAAAAATGGCAGCGGTTGCAACAGTTTCAACCTACCGCCGCCGCAACTCTCGAGAAGCTCGAGTGCTCGGAAGAGCTTCTCTTCTACAATCATGTATTCCAGTTCATCGTCTGCGATGCTAAAACCGCAACCCATCGAGATGACGGTTGAGTGCACCCTTGAGGAGTTGTGCCATGGATGCATTAAGAAGTTCAAGATCAAAAGAGATGTCATCACTCCTAATGG GGAAATGTCTCAAGAAGAAGAGATCGTAACGTTAAATGTGGAGCCAGGATGGAGGACTGGTACAAAAATTACATTTGAAAGTTCCGGAAATGTTAGAGCTGGTTTATACCGAGAAGACGTAATATTTTCTATATGGGAGAAAAAGCACCAATTATTCCGAAGAGAAGGTGATGATTTGGAATTGGTGCTTGAAATTCCTTTAGTAAAAGCACTCAGTGGAGGCATAATACCGATCCCATTATTGGGTGGAGAAGAGATGAACGTGAGTTTTGAAGAAGATATCATATTCCCTGGTTTTGAGAAAGTAATCTCTGGCCAGGGCATGCCAATTTTCAATGATCCAGACAAGAGAGGAGACTTGAGAATTAAGTTTCTTGTTGAGTTTCCAACATATCTCACTGATCAACAACGGGCTGAGGTTGTTAGCATATTACAAGAGTAG